One part of the Cyclobacteriaceae bacterium genome encodes these proteins:
- a CDS encoding DNA polymerase III subunit psi translates to MMSLQREAIEQTFTEDLYKIPGRVIILVPQEWSSLSPNEIELLSKILGAVKLKMAQVQILVKEKADMAELLVFNPPVVLSFGSKIAQVNTPYQVSNWNGVHVLEADSLRAFDEAKKKQLWNALRELFNHG, encoded by the coding sequence ATGATGAGTTTACAACGGGAGGCCATTGAACAGACCTTTACAGAAGACCTGTATAAAATTCCAGGACGAGTAATTATACTGGTCCCGCAAGAGTGGTCATCCCTCAGTCCAAACGAAATTGAATTGTTAAGCAAAATTCTTGGCGCTGTAAAACTTAAAATGGCACAAGTACAAATACTTGTAAAAGAGAAAGCAGATATGGCCGAGTTACTGGTCTTTAATCCACCTGTTGTTTTATCATTTGGAAGTAAAATCGCGCAGGTAAACACACCGTATCAGGTAAGTAATTGGAACGGTGTGCATGTGCTTGAGGCCGACTCATTGAGGGCATTTGATGAGGCTAAAAAGAAACAATTATGGAATGCCCTTCGGGAGCTATTCAACCACGGCTGA
- a CDS encoding sodium-translocating pyrophosphatase, translating to MENLLYYLPVFGVLGIIFVLWKSAWVNKQDAGTDKMKKIAGHIAEGAMAFLKAEYKVLAVFVLCVAVLLGVTANTETSSPLVAVSFVLGAFCSALAGFIGMRVATKANVRTTNAARTSLGRALEVAFAGGSVMGMGVVGLGVLGLSTLFIIYSSMFGIDTQANLTQVITIITGFSFGASSIALFARVGGGIYTKAADVGADLVGKVEAGIPEDHPLNPATIADNVGDNVGDVAGMGADLFESYVGSIIGTMVLGAAFMVPGFVDNFNGLSAVLLPLVLAGVGIVMSFLGTFFVRVKEGGDPQRALNMGEFVSSGLMIAASYFIITYMLPAQWTFTDPLYTDGNGNNIVRTMTAMGVFWATVIGLIAGLLVGLITEYYTGMGKKPVLSIVRQSSTGAATNIISGLGVGMMSTALPIIIIALSIIGAFYFGGLYGIAIAAVGMLSNLGIQLAVDAYGPISDNAGGIAEMAELPKEVRSRTDKLDAVGNTTAAIGKGFAIASAALTALALFGAFMTTAKLGSIDVSKANVMAGLFIGGMLPFVFSALAMGAVGRAAMSMIEEVRRQFTTIPALKAALEVMKRNGDKAKEEWSVEDQKTFNEADGKAEYGKCVEISTQAAIRQMVVPGLMAVIAPVLIAFLPGFGVEALGGMLAGVTVSGVLMAIFQSNAGGAWDNAKKSFEEGVEINGQKYYKKSEPHKAAVVGDTVGDPFKDTSGPSLNILLKLMSVVALVIAPLLAPSTSTQASLNENKPQTEVVSVTPVENTEIAE from the coding sequence ATGGAAAATTTACTCTATTACCTTCCGGTATTTGGTGTGCTGGGGATCATCTTTGTTTTGTGGAAAAGCGCCTGGGTTAATAAACAGGATGCCGGCACAGATAAAATGAAAAAAATTGCAGGCCATATTGCTGAAGGCGCAATGGCATTTTTAAAAGCCGAGTATAAAGTACTGGCAGTATTTGTACTGTGTGTTGCTGTTCTTCTTGGTGTAACGGCCAATACTGAAACATCATCTCCCCTGGTAGCTGTATCATTCGTATTGGGTGCATTTTGTTCGGCCTTAGCAGGCTTTATTGGAATGCGTGTTGCCACAAAAGCTAACGTGCGTACAACCAATGCAGCACGCACAAGCCTTGGACGCGCACTTGAAGTTGCTTTTGCCGGAGGTTCCGTTATGGGCATGGGGGTTGTTGGCCTGGGGGTCCTGGGCCTTAGTACGCTGTTCATCATATACTCAAGCATGTTTGGGATTGACACCCAGGCAAATCTTACACAAGTTATTACGATCATTACTGGTTTTTCGTTTGGTGCATCATCCATTGCCCTCTTTGCACGTGTAGGTGGTGGTATCTATACAAAAGCAGCTGATGTGGGTGCTGACCTCGTTGGTAAAGTTGAAGCTGGTATACCAGAAGATCACCCGTTAAACCCGGCTACTATTGCCGATAACGTGGGCGATAATGTAGGGGATGTTGCCGGTATGGGGGCTGACCTTTTTGAATCATACGTAGGCTCTATCATCGGTACTATGGTGCTTGGAGCCGCCTTTATGGTTCCCGGTTTTGTTGATAACTTCAATGGACTTTCCGCTGTATTGTTGCCATTGGTATTAGCCGGTGTAGGTATTGTGATGTCATTCCTCGGAACTTTCTTCGTTCGTGTTAAAGAAGGTGGTGATCCGCAGCGCGCCTTAAATATGGGCGAATTTGTTTCGTCAGGTTTAATGATTGCCGCGTCATATTTTATCATCACCTATATGCTCCCCGCGCAATGGACCTTTACTGATCCTTTGTACACCGATGGAAATGGTAATAACATTGTTCGGACCATGACTGCCATGGGTGTTTTCTGGGCCACTGTTATCGGCCTCATAGCCGGGCTTTTGGTAGGTCTGATTACCGAATACTATACCGGTATGGGCAAAAAGCCAGTACTATCCATTGTAAGACAATCTTCAACCGGTGCAGCAACCAATATTATTTCAGGTCTTGGTGTAGGTATGATGTCCACCGCACTCCCGATCATCATCATTGCGCTCTCCATTATTGGCGCATTCTATTTCGGTGGTCTTTATGGAATTGCTATAGCAGCTGTGGGCATGCTTTCAAATCTTGGTATCCAATTGGCCGTTGATGCTTATGGACCCATTTCCGATAATGCCGGTGGCATTGCTGAAATGGCTGAGCTACCAAAAGAAGTTCGCTCACGCACCGACAAGTTGGATGCTGTTGGCAACACTACAGCCGCCATTGGTAAAGGTTTTGCCATTGCCTCTGCAGCGCTTACGGCACTTGCCTTGTTTGGTGCCTTTATGACAACGGCCAAACTTGGCTCAATTGACGTTTCCAAAGCTAACGTAATGGCTGGGTTGTTTATTGGTGGTATGCTTCCATTCGTGTTCTCAGCATTGGCTATGGGAGCCGTAGGCCGCGCAGCCATGTCAATGATCGAAGAAGTAAGAAGACAATTTACCACCATACCTGCACTTAAGGCAGCTTTGGAGGTGATGAAACGAAATGGTGATAAAGCGAAAGAAGAGTGGTCAGTCGAAGATCAAAAAACTTTTAACGAAGCAGATGGCAAAGCAGAGTACGGTAAATGCGTTGAAATATCCACACAAGCTGCCATTCGCCAAATGGTAGTACCCGGACTTATGGCCGTTATCGCACCTGTACTCATTGCCTTCCTTCCGGGGTTTGGTGTGGAAGCATTAGGCGGTATGCTTGCCGGTGTAACCGTATCGGGCGTGTTGATGGCTATTTTCCAATCGAATGCCGGTGGCGCATGGGACAACGCAAAGAAGAGCTTTGAAGAAGGTGTAGAAATAAACGGGCAGAAGTATTACAAAAAATCCGAGCCACACAAAGCCGCTGTAGTGGGTGACACCGTGGGTGATCCGTTCAAAGACACTTCAGGGCCTTCGCTGAACATCTTGCTGAAACTAATGTCGGTTGTGGCACTGGTTATAGCCCCACTCCTGGCACCATCCACTTCAACACAAGCTTCGTTGAACGAAAATAAGCCTCAAACAGAGGTTGTAAGCGTTACTCCGGTAGAGAATACAGAAATCGCTGAGTAA
- a CDS encoding sigma-70 family RNA polymerase sigma factor has protein sequence MEEKEIFERICKGDEKALETLYKKYYRMMTKLVITNSGTEEEARDIYQDALVVFWQKATSGNLVMTSKISTYIYSICQNLWRKELDRKKRLSREEKDVSVTIDTETEERNKIIARCIDQLGDTCKKVLMYYYFEEMSMQDIAEKLGFANTDTAKTKKYKCKKKLDELVKAQYSEHDFLD, from the coding sequence ATGGAAGAAAAGGAGATCTTTGAACGCATCTGTAAAGGCGATGAAAAGGCTCTTGAAACGCTTTATAAGAAGTACTACCGGATGATGACCAAACTGGTCATTACCAATAGTGGAACCGAGGAGGAAGCCCGGGATATTTATCAGGATGCCCTCGTTGTCTTCTGGCAAAAGGCCACTTCGGGAAACCTGGTCATGACCTCCAAAATCAGTACATATATTTACAGTATATGTCAGAATTTATGGCGGAAAGAACTTGACCGGAAAAAGCGCCTCTCCCGTGAGGAAAAAGATGTATCGGTAACGATCGATACTGAAACTGAGGAACGAAATAAGATTATTGCCCGTTGTATTGACCAATTGGGCGATACCTGTAAAAAGGTTTTGATGTATTATTACTTTGAGGAAATGTCCATGCAGGATATCGCAGAAAAACTTGGCTTCGCCAATACCGATACCGCTAAGACAAAAAAATATAAGTGTAAAAAGAAACTGGATGAATTGGTGAAGGCTCAGTATTCAGAGCATGATTTTTTAGATTAA
- a CDS encoding TonB-dependent receptor encodes MFRNSNFRIAIMLAVVLYSISVNAQKLMGVVVEKNANGVDEPLAGANIVWMGSTTGTTSGSNGVFMIDRVEGTSKLVVSYVGYKSDTLTITNQTRIKVTLVSDEYLQEVTVVGWRPSSGIDHARGINTVIMTEKELFKAACCNLSESFETNPSVDVAFTDAITGTRQIQMLGLSGPNTMISIENMPGVRGLASSQGIQFIPGTWINSIQVTKGVGSVINGYESIAGQINVEMKKPEESERLYINGYVNNAARSELNVNYTAHTSDKWATTFLLHGSTRPFEMDSNDDSFLDFPTGSQLNFINRWVYNNNKGLLGQFGIKVLTDTKQGGQTDFNPEQDKLTTNRYGFEINTQRYEAWGKLGYQFTGKPYKSIGLQLSATRHDHDSYYGFNIHAADEKSLYVNLIYQSIIGSTYHKFKTGISFLYDDFKESLANPVLAINYNGSLLNDITFNRTEMVPGIFAEYSYDGNGKFSAIVGARADYHSLFGTLFNPRIHLKYDATETTTLRLSAGKGVRVANILTENTGILASSRQLVFSGLQSGKAYGFKPDQAWNFGITLSQDFTLDYRPGAITMDYFFTDFENQVVLDLDNTAREARFFGLNGKSFSHSFQFQVDYELMRRFDLRMAYRWLNVQTDYTEGRLARPLIPEHRAFVNLAYETKNKWKFDYTVQWMGKQRIPDTSQNISDYQLPAYSPDYFLMNAQITKDIKDKWSVYLGVENLNNYTLDNPIIAADQPFSQYFDTSLVWGPIFGTMAYAGFRFRIK; translated from the coding sequence ATGTTCAGAAATTCAAATTTTAGAATCGCTATAATGTTGGCGGTTGTGCTGTATTCCATTTCGGTGAATGCGCAGAAGCTGATGGGTGTTGTGGTGGAGAAGAACGCTAATGGTGTTGATGAGCCATTGGCAGGTGCCAATATTGTTTGGATGGGTTCTACAACGGGTACTACCTCCGGTAGCAATGGAGTATTCATGATCGATCGGGTGGAAGGTACATCAAAACTGGTGGTGAGCTATGTGGGTTATAAATCCGATACGTTGACCATTACCAATCAAACCCGCATTAAAGTTACACTCGTTTCTGATGAGTACTTGCAGGAGGTTACCGTAGTGGGCTGGAGACCTTCTTCGGGAATAGATCATGCGCGAGGCATCAATACGGTTATCATGACGGAGAAAGAATTGTTCAAAGCTGCATGTTGTAACCTGTCTGAAAGTTTTGAAACCAATCCATCCGTTGATGTGGCCTTTACGGACGCCATTACCGGAACGCGACAAATTCAAATGCTCGGTTTATCAGGACCCAACACCATGATATCCATTGAAAATATGCCGGGGGTGCGGGGCCTGGCTTCAAGCCAGGGTATTCAATTCATTCCGGGTACATGGATCAATTCGATACAGGTAACCAAAGGGGTGGGCTCGGTAATTAATGGATACGAAAGTATTGCCGGCCAGATCAATGTTGAGATGAAGAAGCCTGAGGAGAGCGAAAGACTGTACATTAATGGATATGTTAACAATGCTGCCCGATCGGAATTAAATGTAAATTATACGGCACACACCAGCGATAAATGGGCGACAACATTTTTGCTTCATGGCAGCACGCGTCCATTTGAGATGGACAGCAACGATGACTCATTTTTGGATTTTCCCACCGGATCGCAACTTAATTTTATAAACCGATGGGTGTATAACAACAATAAAGGGTTATTAGGGCAATTTGGTATTAAAGTATTAACCGACACCAAACAAGGCGGCCAAACTGATTTTAATCCCGAACAGGATAAGCTAACAACGAACCGTTACGGATTTGAAATTAATACTCAACGCTATGAAGCCTGGGGAAAGTTAGGTTATCAGTTTACCGGTAAGCCTTATAAAAGCATAGGCTTGCAACTTTCGGCCACGCGGCATGATCACGATAGCTATTATGGTTTCAATATCCATGCTGCGGATGAAAAGTCTCTTTATGTCAACCTGATTTATCAGTCTATTATCGGTTCAACCTACCATAAGTTTAAAACCGGTATTAGTTTTTTGTACGATGATTTTAAAGAATCTTTGGCTAATCCTGTCTTGGCGATCAATTATAATGGTAGCCTGTTAAATGACATTACTTTTAACCGTACCGAAATGGTGCCCGGAATTTTTGCGGAGTATAGCTATGATGGCAATGGAAAATTTTCGGCCATTGTGGGGGCCCGTGCTGACTATCACAGTTTGTTTGGTACGTTGTTTAATCCCCGCATCCATTTAAAATATGATGCTACTGAAACAACTACATTACGCTTATCGGCAGGTAAAGGTGTTCGGGTTGCAAATATCCTTACCGAAAATACAGGTATACTGGCCTCTTCCCGTCAGCTTGTTTTTTCAGGACTGCAGTCTGGCAAGGCATATGGTTTTAAGCCCGACCAGGCCTGGAATTTTGGGATAACCCTATCGCAGGATTTTACCTTGGATTATCGCCCCGGTGCGATCACCATGGATTACTTCTTTACGGATTTTGAAAACCAGGTTGTTCTTGACCTTGATAACACGGCACGAGAAGCAAGATTTTTCGGACTTAATGGTAAATCATTTTCGCACAGTTTTCAATTTCAGGTTGACTATGAGTTGATGCGCAGGTTTGATTTACGTATGGCTTATCGCTGGCTGAACGTACAAACTGATTATACAGAAGGCAGGTTAGCGCGGCCGCTCATTCCGGAGCACCGCGCATTTGTAAACCTGGCGTATGAAACAAAAAATAAGTGGAAGTTTGACTACACCGTGCAATGGATGGGGAAACAACGCATACCTGATACTTCACAGAATATTTCCGACTATCAACTTCCAGCATACTCGCCCGATTACTTTTTAATGAATGCGCAAATCACAAAAGACATTAAAGATAAATGGAGTGTTTATCTGGGCGTGGAAAACCTGAACAATTATACACTGGATAATCCCATTATAGCTGCTGACCAACCGTTCAGTCAGTATTTTGATACTTCCCTGGTGTGGGGCCCGATTTTTGGAACCATGGCGTATGCAGGCTTTCGGTTCAGGATCAAATAA
- a CDS encoding acyl-CoA thioesterase, translated as MPRKKKFPRESFVSMTELVLPNDTNTLNNLMGGRLMHWMDIVSAIAAQKHSNRIVVTASVDNISFKHPILLGNVVTLKANVTRAFNSSMEVRIDVDAEDIPSGKKMESNSAYFTFVAVDQSGRPIDVPEIEPETEKDKEFYNGALRRRQLRLILAGRMKPQDAHELKSIFNIE; from the coding sequence ATGCCAAGAAAAAAGAAATTTCCCCGTGAATCGTTTGTGAGCATGACTGAGTTGGTGCTTCCCAATGATACAAACACCTTAAATAATTTGATGGGCGGAAGACTCATGCACTGGATGGATATTGTTTCAGCCATTGCTGCGCAAAAACATTCGAACCGAATTGTTGTAACAGCCTCTGTTGATAACATTTCGTTTAAACATCCCATTCTTTTGGGTAATGTGGTCACACTTAAAGCCAACGTGACCCGCGCGTTTAATTCATCCATGGAAGTACGCATTGATGTAGATGCCGAGGATATTCCGTCCGGAAAAAAGATGGAGAGCAATAGTGCGTATTTTACTTTTGTTGCTGTTGATCAAAGTGGCCGCCCGATTGATGTGCCGGAAATTGAACCTGAAACTGAAAAGGATAAAGAGTTTTACAATGGCGCCCTTCGAAGAAGACAATTACGCCTTATACTGGCCGGTCGTATGAAACCTCAGGATGCCCACGAATTGAAATCTATATTCAACATTGAATGA
- a CDS encoding DUF2147 domain-containing protein encodes MKKVLLTVTLLWISVSLSAQQSILGRWKSIDDKTGETKSIVEIFEQNGLVYGKVIKIFPKPGNDPDPICDKCPEDDDRFKKKILGMEIIRGMKKSGSEYSDGHILDPEAGKVYRCKLWLESNDLKVRGYWGPVWRTQTWKKVS; translated from the coding sequence ATGAAAAAAGTATTGTTGACAGTTACACTCCTGTGGATTTCCGTTTCCTTATCAGCCCAACAATCCATTCTCGGCAGGTGGAAATCAATTGACGATAAGACCGGTGAAACCAAGTCGATCGTGGAGATTTTTGAACAAAATGGGCTGGTGTATGGCAAGGTGATCAAAATTTTCCCAAAACCCGGAAACGATCCCGACCCGATTTGTGACAAATGTCCTGAAGATGACGACCGGTTCAAAAAGAAGATACTCGGCATGGAAATCATCCGTGGAATGAAAAAGAGCGGCAGTGAGTACTCCGATGGCCATATTTTAGATCCCGAAGCCGGCAAAGTTTACCGCTGCAAATTGTGGTTGGAATCGAACGACCTTAAAGTACGGGGTTATTGGGGACCGGTATGGCGCACCCAAACGTGGAAAAAGGTATCTTAA
- a CDS encoding protein-L-isoaspartate(D-aspartate) O-methyltransferase: protein MLEDNYKQRGLRNKLVKIIQNKGIKDEHVLAAISKVPRHVFFDNALLEHAYQDKAFPIGEGQTISQPYTVAFQTEKLEIKPGDKVLEIGTGSGYQACILLELGAKVYTIEYNKKLYETAKSFLPKLGYKPYFFYGDGSKGLPAKAPFDKIIVTAGAPVVPDALINQLAEDGILVIPVGNREKQVMVKIHKNNGQLIKEEFDYFSFVPLLGEQGWKK, encoded by the coding sequence ATGTTGGAGGATAATTACAAGCAGCGCGGACTGCGAAATAAGCTGGTTAAAATTATCCAAAACAAGGGTATAAAAGACGAGCATGTTTTAGCTGCTATAAGCAAGGTTCCCAGGCACGTTTTTTTTGATAATGCCCTGCTGGAGCACGCTTACCAGGACAAAGCCTTCCCCATTGGGGAAGGTCAAACCATATCCCAGCCGTATACGGTAGCCTTCCAAACGGAAAAACTGGAAATAAAACCTGGCGATAAAGTATTGGAGATTGGAACGGGTTCGGGTTATCAGGCCTGCATTTTACTGGAACTTGGTGCGAAAGTTTATACGATTGAATACAACAAAAAGCTTTACGAAACAGCAAAGTCATTTCTGCCAAAACTGGGGTATAAACCATACTTCTTTTATGGCGATGGATCAAAAGGCCTTCCTGCAAAGGCTCCCTTCGATAAGATTATTGTTACGGCAGGCGCACCTGTTGTTCCGGATGCACTGATTAACCAATTAGCCGAAGATGGGATTTTAGTAATACCCGTAGGTAATCGCGAAAAGCAAGTGATGGTGAAGATACACAAAAACAATGGTCAGCTGATAAAAGAAGAGTTTGATTACTTTAGTTTTGTGCCGCTATTGGGTGAGCAAGGTTGGAAAAAATAG
- a CDS encoding cation transporter, whose translation MKSNIIIIFLLIGSVVAFAQSKSKVITANIKVYGNCGMCKERIEAALDYKGIKTAKWDAKTKNLSVVYSPSKITEQKIHELVAAVGHDTDKVKAKDTIYADLPFCCLYRDHDHEGMDDN comes from the coding sequence ATGAAATCAAACATCATTATCATATTTCTTCTGATCGGCTCTGTCGTTGCTTTTGCACAATCAAAATCGAAAGTTATTACGGCAAATATTAAAGTCTACGGAAACTGCGGTATGTGCAAAGAGCGCATTGAAGCAGCGCTCGATTACAAAGGCATCAAGACTGCAAAGTGGGATGCTAAAACTAAAAATCTTTCAGTAGTCTATAGTCCGTCCAAAATAACCGAACAGAAAATCCATGAGTTGGTAGCAGCCGTTGGTCATGATACGGATAAAGTAAAGGCGAAGGATACCATTTATGCTGATCTGCCTTTTTGTTGCTTATATCGTGATCACGATCACGAAGGAATGGACGACAATTAA